DNA sequence from the Lachancea thermotolerans CBS 6340 chromosome H complete sequence genome:
AGAAGTTTATTCATAGCCCGTGATCTTTAAACCAGCTGACGGCGCTGCGTACGTTAGAATTCACTGCATATAGAAGCACGTGATGCTTGCATGGAAGTGCGTCTTCGAGGCCTGAGATTGCAGAACATGGCTAGAGCGAGCTAATTACAGCATGGAGGCGTCTCAGAACAAGTCCTTGCGATCTCGGCAGCTTAAGGAAATGCCTAGAAACAGGATTCTGCGGCGGCAGGAGACACCACCCTCCCCGAAAACCGGCCAGAGTGGTACTAAAATAGAGAATGCGAAGCCTCTGGAAAACATCCTAGTCACTAGCTCCTGGAGCAGCGTCGCCGCAGGCGACTTGGGCCGACAAGCCCGCTGCGAGTTTGTCACCTAACGATTCTCGAATTCTTGAGACCACGTGTTACCCGAACTTCCAACAAATTACACTATAACATCACATCGAACGAGAGCCTCGACGCCAAGGGATGGGATGCTAAGGGAATATTCATCTCGATAACAAGCTCTGTCAACAGCATACCATTCTTCCCGAACAGAAGTTTTCTAAAGACGCTTGAAAAGCGAACAATACACTTGAACTGCCAGATATAACATACGGGACATGCCCTTCCTCACCCCTCCACTTTCCATGGCTGGGCTCAACCAAATTGCCGCTCCCCACAACTTCGTGCTGGAGACGCCGAACTCGCAGGTCGGGCAGCCCATGCACATGGTCAACGGGTTCGAGAGCCCGGAGATGTCGCTGAAGACCAAGAACAACATTTGCAAGTCCTTCGAGGACGACCTCTTTTTCTGCCCCCGCGGGCTGCTGTCGTCGCAGGAGCTCTCCACGTGCCAGCAGATGGACTTGCTTCTGCTCGACCAGATGCGCGACATCTCTGGGCTACACGCCGCGCAGGTGACGGACGTTGAGGCGCCCGACCACGCACACTCGCAGCCGAAGTTCAACCCCTACACCTCGCAGAGCTTCAGCCCCGCGCCCCCTCCACTTGAATCTAGGCCCCACCTGCGCGAGTCCACGCTTTAGATGCACTGCGCAGAGACCTTATCTGTTTAAACATTGCGCATTTTCAGGATATATAGGAGTTTACGGTAACTGATGGGAAAGAAGTACTACTCGAGCCGGCGTATGGCGGAGTTGTGTTATATGAGTTAATGAGTTAACGGTCACGGAGTTAGTGAATTGTAAGATAAAGTCATTAAATTTGAGTCAAGAAAGTGAGTTAGAAAGCGAGTCAAACGTAGATATCATGTGAGACGAAGAAATCACATAAAATTGTTGTTCTCAGCTGGCGAGCCTACGCCCAGTCGAAGGGTAGAGTTGTGCCGCGTGAGTTGTTCCTATGAGCAGTTCAAAGCCCAATTTTAGTCGGGGATTGTCTTTGGAAGACCTGGTTAACCATGACGAGCGTTCTGATGCGAAAGCTGGGCAGAAATCGAATCCTCTGCCACCCGCGGAAGTCAAACATCGGATGAGCGTGGATGGGTTGGGCAGCGAGCAGAACGGcagcgcaagctcttcacGGGTGCCCAGAGAACAGAGAGGACCGAGGAGAAACGCGGACGGCGACGAGGAGACGGATACAGACGAGGAGGTCGGAGGGCCCGGGGACATCGTGTTCGAGACTGGggacttcaagtttgactATGAGAAGCAGGAGGGAGCCGGCAAAAACAGGGATGCGCGTGCCGGGAGAGAGGACACATCGTCTTCGTCTCCCTCCTCCAAGGCTAAAGGAGGGCAGGACGTCAAGGACATCTTTCAGGAGAGGGCGTCCTCGCAGTCCAAGAGAAACGCTATCAAGAAGGACCTGAACGTGCTGAGCGAAATCGCAGCTACGGCCAAGCCCACCAGGTACAACACGGCTCCTATCTGGGCGCAGAAGTGGAAACCTACGGTGAAGGCACTGCAGAGCATCGACACCAAGGACCTCAATATTGACGCCTCTTTTACCAACATCATTCCAGATGACGATCTCACCAAGTCGGTACAGGACTGGGTGTACGCAACCCTCGTATCCATTCCACCGGACCAGAGGCAATACGTTGAGATGGAGATGAAGTTCGGCATAATTGTCGAAGGAAGCGACTCAAACAGAGTTAGCCCGCCCGTTTCCTCGCAGACGGTCTACACCGACATGGACGCCCACTTGACGCCCGACGTCGATGAGAGAGTGTTCACAGAGATCAACAGGTACGTCAAAGGTATCTCTGAGTTAAGCGAATACACCGGCAAGTTCAATATCATAGAATCGCATACCAAGGATCTCTTGTACCGTGTGGGCATGTCTACGCAGAGGCCCCGGTTTTTAAGAATGAGCAGGGATGTCAAAACTGGACGTGTCGGGGAATTCATCGAAAAAAGGCATGTCAGCCAACTACTGCTGTTTTCACCAAAGGATAGTTATGACGTCAAGATATCGATCAACTTGGAATTGCCAGTGCCGGACAACGACCCTCCTGAAAAGTATAAGGACAATACTCCGGTGAacacaagaacaaaacaGCGTATCAGCTACATCCACAACGACTCGTGCACCAGAATGGACATCACAAAAGTCGCAAACCACAACCAAGGTGTGAAACAAAGGCACACCGAAAGCACTCACGAGATTGAATTAGAAGTCAACACTGCAGCGTTACTGACCGCGTTTGAGCACATAGGGAACAATAGCAAAGAGTATGCTTCAATTCTGAGGACATTCCTTAACAACGGCACCATCATAAGGAGAAAACTCACGTCTCTGTCTTATGAGATTTTCGAAGGCCAAAAAAAGGTCTGAAAAATGCAGCTATAATTGTTAGTTTTTGCATATTGTCTATTATATGTACTATACATCGTTTTTAGCCGGAGAAACGCGAATAATGAGCCAAAACTTGGCATGAGTTTAACACTCGACCTTGTCGCTGTAGATGCCTAAGAGATAAGCCATTCTAATGATGACCAGATCCTTAGCCATGTTGATGCTGTCTCTTGCAAGGTCCATTTTCGATCCGTCGACTTCGTGCCAAGAAATTGCCACTTCTTCAACGGGAACCTTTTTCCTCAGTGCTAAGATTAAGATCTCAACATCAAAGATCCAGCCTTCAGTATGCAAATAGGGAAAAATCTGTACAGTAGCGGACCGGTTGAACAGCTTGAACCCACATTGAGTGTCTTTAATGGATCTTATGCCGAAAATAAAAACAAGTGTGTGCAGTCCGTACATGAGAAGATTCCGGATGAAAGAGCGCTTAACCACGGCGTCCGTGTTGACCATGTGGGCGCGAGATCCAATGGCCATGGCAGCAtgtcctttttcttcatgttTTTTGATAGAGTCGAGCAGTTTCGCCACATCTGAAAATCTACTGGCACCATCGGCATCTGCGAAAAGGCCATATTTACCTCTCATATGCAACAATCCATGTCTCACAGCGCCACCTTTGCCGCGGTTTTGAGTTAACTTGACAACTCTTAGCTGACCAGGTTTTAACTTGAAGTGATTAGCGGCCAGGTCTAGACAGTACTTGGAGGTTCCATCGCTAGAAccatcatcaacaaccaAAATTTCCCACTTATCCTCCAAATGTTCTTGCAGAAACGTAACCGCATCGGTTAAACCTACCAAGATGCGCCCGATCTCGTTGTAGCTGGGCACCACCACGGAAAGCTCAATTCCGTCCTTGTTAGAAGAGCCTTTAGTCACTGGATCAAGTTTTCCGCTAACAATGTGGCCTCTAGGCCCATTAGTCTTGAATATCaactcttcatcaaaaggtTTTCTGGGAGAATGCGATAACAGAAGTACAATGAGGTAGAGGGAGCATGCAATGGCAACAGCAAAAGTCACTAGCACTGTGCTGACACTTAGTTCTCGTACTCTTGACCAGAAAGTGTCCCACATGCCCGTTGTTTCACTACTAATACAAACAACGTGTTCGAACTTTGTACTGTATAGGTATGTTTATATGACATTTTTTTATGATCACATGGGAAAGATCTCAAAGCTGGCGCTCCTATTGTATAACATTAAGCGCGCCTTCATGAGCTCAAGATGAAAGCTGAAACTCTACATAATTTAAGTTCAAGttagcttcttcagcaatACTTTCTTGAGTCAAGTTCGCGGCTATATTGAACGGAAATTCGAAGCTCACATTAGTTGAATGTTACATTTAATAGTTTCGCCATAACATGGAGTCGAAATGACTGAACAACAACACTTAAGCTGCCAGCTGGCACGACTTCGGTAGTTCAGTAGACTCGGTGCTAGCAATCCAGGCCTTGTTTCCTAATACCAAAGGGCATTTCATCACCTGCAGTGAGCACCTAAAATGTCCTGCAAACATTCACTTGAT
Encoded proteins:
- the CET1 gene encoding polynucleotide 5'-phosphatase (highly similar to uniprot|O13297 Saccharomyces cerevisiae YPL228W CET1 Interacts with Ceg1p the mRNA capping enzyme alpha subunit removes gamma-phosphate from triphosphate-terminated RNA mRNA capping enzyme beta subunit RNA 5'-triphosphatase), with the translated sequence MSSSKPNFSRGLSLEDLVNHDERSDAKAGQKSNPLPPAEVKHRMSVDGLGSEQNGSASSSRVPREQRGPRRNADGDEETDTDEEVGGPGDIVFETGDFKFDYEKQEGAGKNRDARAGREDTSSSSPSSKAKGGQDVKDIFQERASSQSKRNAIKKDLNVLSEIAATAKPTRYNTAPIWAQKWKPTVKALQSIDTKDLNIDASFTNIIPDDDLTKSVQDWVYATLVSIPPDQRQYVEMEMKFGIIVEGSDSNRVSPPVSSQTVYTDMDAHLTPDVDERVFTEINRYVKGISELSEYTGKFNIIESHTKDLLYRVGMSTQRPRFLRMSRDVKTGRVGEFIEKRHVSQLLLFSPKDSYDVKISINLELPVPDNDPPEKYKDNTPVNTRTKQRISYIHNDSCTRMDITKVANHNQGVKQRHTESTHEIELEVNTAALLTAFEHIGNNSKEYASILRTFLNNGTIIRRKLTSLSYEIFEGQKKV
- a CDS encoding uncharacterized protein (some similarities with uniprot|Q99395 Saccharomyces cerevisiae YPL229W Hypothetical ORF), translated to MPFLTPPLSMAGLNQIAAPHNFVLETPNSQVGQPMHMVNGFESPEMSLKTKNNICKSFEDDLFFCPRGLLSSQELSTCQQMDLLLLDQMRDISGLHAAQVTDVEAPDHAHSQPKFNPYTSQSFSPAPPPLESRPHLRESTL
- the ALG5 gene encoding dolichyl-phosphate beta-glucosyltransferase (similar to uniprot|P40350 Saccharomyces cerevisiae YPL227C ALG5 UDP-glucose:dolichyl-phosphate glucosyltransferase involved in asparagine-linked glycosylation in the endoplasmic reticulum), with the protein product MWDTFWSRVRELSVSTVLVTFAVAIACSLYLIVLLLSHSPRKPFDEELIFKTNGPRGHIVSGKLDPVTKGSSNKDGIELSVVVPSYNEIGRILVGLTDAVTFLQEHLEDKWEILVVDDGSSDGTSKYCLDLAANHFKLKPGQLRVVKLTQNRGKGGAVRHGLLHMRGKYGLFADADGASRFSDVAKLLDSIKKHEEKGHAAMAIGSRAHMVNTDAVVKRSFIRNLLMYGLHTLVFIFGIRSIKDTQCGFKLFNRSATVQIFPYLHTEGWIFDVEILILALRKKVPVEEVAISWHEVDGSKMDLARDSINMAKDLVIIRMAYLLGIYSDKVEC